The genome window TACATCAGTGAAGATGCTAGAATAGACTAAACAAGATGCACTAATATGTTCATTTCATCTTTTACCAAATTAGCAATGCTAGATTTGGTCTATGTTATCTACACGtctgtaaaaaagaaaatacataataaGATCCTGTAAATTAGACAAAGGAAGAGAAATTAAGAGCATATAGCCTCTTATCAGGCAAGCCCAACAGTACCAGGTTGTGAAGGTAAACATTGACATTGTAAACATGTTAACTTGTTCTATAATAACATTGCTTCAAATAAATAGCTCACAAACAAAGGGGAATAAAGAGATTAAGGTCATTGTCACCTGATTAAGGTATTCACTTTCTTGGTTTGAATGTCATACATCTTCTTCACAGCATCCTTAATCTTCTTCTTATCAGCTCGAATGTCAACAATGAAAACTAAAGTGTTGTTGTCCTCAATCTTCTTCATCGCTGACTCAGTTGTGAGAGGATACTTTAGGATCTGATAATGATCAAGCTTGTTCCTTGGAGTTGCACTAATGCGAGGGTACTTGGGGTTCCTTTCCTTCTTCAATGTCCTGGGACGATGAAATGTCACCTTAGTTCGTATCTTCTTGGACTTCTTGAAAGCCGGTGCACCCGATTTCAAGGCCTTGGCAGCTTTCTGAGCCTGCGTCTTTGCATCAGCCTTCTTTACATCTAagtaacaaaaaacaaacacaagaaagcaaGTATACCATTAAAATTCCACATGCTCTTAAatcaatcatttcattttttccatTACCACAAATCTCATTTATATTACTCTTAAAGCTCCACACTTAAATGACACTGACAAACAATGTTAAGCTACAAAAATACACTAAACAACCCAAAAATATCTTCTCTAAAGTATAAATATCGAAGTCACTAGCAAATAAGCAGCCCAGTTATTCACACTAGCATGACCTTTTACTTCACTAACTTGTTATTAGAAGCCAAGCCTAGAAGAACCACCCCTTTAGTCCGAACAATCACAAAACCAGGTCCATAACCAATACAAGAAACTgtaaagaaatcaaaactgaaAACAGCTAAAAGATAGCCTATCcaggtaaataataataataataatcatcaagaaaatgaagataGCCATTGACATACCTTTAGGAGCCATTGCGGAGCTGGGGAATGGCCACTCACAAAACTGCTGTTAGGGTTTTTTAGTTCCAAGCGATGGACACAATTATACGACGAAAGCAGTGGCTAGTGCCTTGGCACGTGAGGGCATGTGAAACAGGCCCAATTAACCTTCCGGCCCAACATCTAAACGACACACGCGTCCCCTAATCATCACGGGGTGGTCCCGTGAAAGAATTAAAGGAGGATGATACGCTCTGGGACTGGGACCCACCTATTAACCATAGTTAGAAACTTAAACGATCCGTTGGGTTAACAATACTTGTGTGAACGTAACCCTGGTTAGACTCAAGCCATCTCAGGTTTAGCTTCCCagatctctctctttctctctcctctattCAAGATTGTACTTTTTagggtttcaaaaaaaaaaaaaccccaaattttctctttcaaatttaCAAGTTTTGTGTCAGTTTTTCAGAATTTAGATTCAAATTGAGTGATGGATTCTTCGATTGCCCCTTTAAGTCCAGAGAACTGAGAGAGAAATGGAGACGCAGAGAATAACAGAGTTTCCACATAAAAACATGGATAAGCGTCCTAGGAAACGACAGCGTTTAACATGGGACatacctcctcctcctcctcctttcttAGCTCCTGCGAAGGTAAGTCTCAgattttctttctaagaaatcagaatttctttttcttttttttcttttggctagaaattaatattttttttattgcaggtGGTTCCAGGGATGTTCTGTGGTCAGGAATTTGGGAATGGGAATGGAGTGATTCCAAATTACGGGTTGTTTTACAATCGGAATGGTTCACCTCCTTGGAGACCTGATGATAAAGATGGACATTATGTTTTTGCTATTGGAGACAATTTGACTCCGCGCTGTTAGTACTTCCGTGCCCCCCGCATTAAAATTCGAGGCGTCTGTAATGttattttgaatcaaattgCTTAATGTTTTTCTTACTATCTGCCTGATGGTGATTTTTATATGCAAAATGGAGATTTTATATTTGCAGTTAAGAGGGTTCTGAAAAGGTCGCTTCTATAATGTGAAGTTTGGCTTAACTTGATTCCATGAATTGGAGAATTAAGCATGCGGACTCTCTTTTCTGGCTTCAAGATCCGTTGATTCTGatcatatattttcatttctgataatctttttttccttccattttGCAGACAGGATTCTTAGCAAGATGGGCGAAGGTGAGTactttttgggttttgattttgttatattacatcctcctttaatttttgggTACTTTATTCAGTGGAATTTGCTTTTCAGTTTCAagatatttagttttattgccTGCTCATCGAAAGCATGTTTGTTGGAGGCTTTTGCATCTGATTGTGTCCTATAATTGAGTAGTTATTTCTATCATTTTAACGGTAATCTTGTGATTTCTTTCATGTAGGGACTTTTGGGCAAGTCTTGGAATGTTTtgataatgaaaagaaagaattagtGGCAATCAAAATTGTCCGCTCCATACACAAGTATCGCGAAGCTGCCATGACTGAAATTGATGTATTGCAGAGGCTGGCCAGGCATGATATTGGTAGCACACGGTAAGgctttgcattttcttttcctacCCTTGTTCATTCTAGAAGTTTGAAGTGATTTTGGTATAAGTGGTTTTATTCTTTGCAGTTGTGTACAAATACGGAATTGGTTTGACTATCGTAATCATATTTGTATTGTAAGTATTTATCAGTATTTCTGATTTGATTAATTTCCAGGAGCAATAAATGCTCTTGCGTGCCTAAATATTCTGTGAGTTAAAGGACTTGCGGATGAATTTAAATGGTTTCAACAGGTATT of Populus trichocarpa isolate Nisqually-1 chromosome 16, P.trichocarpa_v4.1, whole genome shotgun sequence contains these proteins:
- the LOC7465270 gene encoding 60S ribosomal protein L23a, producing MAPKDVKKADAKTQAQKAAKALKSGAPAFKKSKKIRTKVTFHRPRTLKKERNPKYPRISATPRNKLDHYQILKYPLTTESAMKKIEDNNTLVFIVDIRADKKKIKDAVKKMYDIQTKKVNTLIRPDGTKKAYVRLTPDYDALDVANKIGII